The following proteins are encoded in a genomic region of Anguilla anguilla isolate fAngAng1 chromosome 15, fAngAng1.pri, whole genome shotgun sequence:
- the LOC118214087 gene encoding serine/arginine repetitive matrix protein 2 isoform X8 — protein MATNIELIFRDFVMNKIKEIEDEGQHSGVTSAGHPNGGVPHSLEAQGPGEVTGGMENQAETRIDPAPSENSPPGEPVRVCETTDSVKGLASKEESETTRKKNKKHKRHKSKKKKKKRKEEKGSSSESGLESDGEARNQPSVKTEVDVSMEGRDVDHAGAVEKASRSLLIGDNGEGRTKKEKRRTPKKKKKKSRKRDEKMAGKSPPCSPSGSTSVSGTESEMDCSVKSRLLPTMSPVVTSDTLKECSSSVACPNTQGVIASSADTVSGEDSSERKDFSTMEGIAAEHEGNQECKPQELPDIIPKLESTHREDATKGDLDTSGEINRQQDRRVEENCGHRSRSRSKSRSPSKSKGATSCKVQVKKSHSQSCSPKRLPDKPGSRKAHTASKRRSRSASKRKSSPKRKRSRSDSRRRKSRSRSVRRSRRKSRSLSAKRRPRSKSRSKSLSRRNHSRSRSWRSRSHRRNRRSLSRSTRRTRQSRSQSQSRRRRSRSRSVRRTRRARSRSIVILRRRSRSQRNRRSTSVRRRRSRTRSPKRRQSKSQSPRQSRRSKSRSKSRSLQQRKHSKSRSPGRCHRSKSKSPKCGRTKSKTPKRENSKSRSPARKESKSRSISRDGQSSERCTSPNRVEVCSKPVDLTSPEMEEKRVVSEKTDEEEVTSKEICSQSVNMEGHSLKAEAPFDFSSHETGEFSALEQSADHSEKHVLPMGSWKPVPPLVDSKMKPSIQEVVTSATIKGQGDVMTNLHENKSPPNGEDEKSFSAKMPLINPEVSEPIAFYTASHDTQPKQSSEVVSEDGNKDTECRPRSVSPQNDRLCEPIPSLDRSAPEESDDNAFMEKKTEVDMVTPHDCGSSRSRSPVKNDGECSKSYSPLTEEKPPATKNCKSPLQSKKHKSSKQRQPSKSPTQKKHSKSRSPSRNKRSNSRSPSSQKRSRSTSTSQKKQSKTKSTTRKKSKSKSPTRKRKSKSPSRSRKKKSKSKSPSRKRRSRSKSAGRKRRLRSRSRIRAKHSQSRSPKRKRSRSKSPTRKKRSKSRSPARRRRSKSADKSKRSKSRSPARRRRSRSRARRSRSRRSQSSSRRRRSGFPLDRRDRWKRTPSHSPVLILRKRRSTSRPRRSSSKTPPRLTELDKDQLLEIAKANAAAMCAKAGMPIPESLRPKSVLQLPLQSTVSTSLALSLLGQQMNLPMGMANMPNMAMNAAVATMNAALSTMSALTAMPALPSITNKPPPSVAPNTANIEEVKRKVTQKANSISIKELTEKCKKIAESKEEMAIAKPHVSDDEDDEKPFAGLGLKENKGITFSLS, from the exons ATGGCGACGAACATTGAACTCATTTTTCGCGATTTcgttatgaataaaataaaagaaattgaaGACGAAGGTCAGCACTCTGG CGTGACAAGCGCAGGCCATCCAAACGGAGGAGTACCTCATTCTCTGGAGGCCCAGGGGCCTGGAGAGGTCACCGGTGGAATGGAGAATCAGGCGGAGACTCGTATTGACCCCGCCCCATCTGAAAATTCACCGCCAG GAGAACCAGTCAGAGTCTGTGAGACTACAGATTCTGTCAAAGGCCTGGCCAGCAAGGAGGAAAGCGAGACAACGCGCAAGAAAAATAAGAAGCACAAACGGcataaaagcaaaaagaaaaagaagaaacgcaaggaagagaaagggagcaGCTCGGAATCAGGGCTGGAGTCAGACGGAGAAGCACGAAACCAACCAAG TGTGAAGACTGAAGTTGATGTCAGTATGGAGGGAAGAGATGTTGACCATGCAGGGGCTGTGGAGAAAGCTTCAAGATCCCTGTTGATAG GGGATAATGGTGAGGgaaggacaaaaaaagagaagcggCGTACgcccaagaagaagaagaagaagagcaggaagagagaTGAGAAGATGGCTGGAAAATCGCCCCCCTGTTCTCCATCTGGCAGCACCTCAGTTTCCGGGACAGAGTCAGAGATGGACTGCTCCGTCAAGTCAAGACTGCTCCCCACAATGTCACCCGTGGTCACTTCAGACACGCTGAAAGAGTGCTCATCATCTGTTGCCTGCCCAAATACACAAGGGGTGATTGCATCATCAGCAGACACGGTGTCTGGGGAAGACTCGTCTGAGAGGAAAGACTTTTCAACTATGGAAGGCATAGCTGCAGAGCATGAGGGCAATCAGGAGTGCAAACCGCAGGAGTTACCTGACATAATCCCCAAGCTTGAGAGCACACACAGGGAAGACGCAACAAAGGGAGACTTGGACACATCAGGAGAAATAAACAGGCAGCAGGACAGAAGAGTGGAAGAGAATTGTGGACACAGGTCCAGGTCACGATCAAAGTCACGATCACCCTCAAAATCAAAGGGAGCAACATCATGCAAAGTCCAGGTGAAGAAGAGCCATAGTCAGTCCTGCAGTCCAAAGCGACTTCCTGATAAACCTGGTTCTCGAAAAGCCCATACAGCATCCAAAAGGAGATCAAGGTCAGCCTCGAAAAGGAAAAGCAGCCCAAAGAGAAAGCGTTCCAGGTCTGACTCGCGGAGGCGGAAGTCCAGATCTCGGTCTGTTAGGAGGTCGAGGCGCAAGTCCAGGTCTCTTTCAGCTAAGAGGAGACCGCGCTCAAAGTCCAGGTCAAAATCCCTCTCGAGACGCAATCATTCAAGGTCCAGATCATGGAGGTCTAGGTCTCACCGCCGCAATCGGCGTTCTTTGTCTCGGTCCACTAGGAGAACCAGGCAGTCGAGATCCCAGTCCCAGTCACGCCGCAGGAGGTCACGGTCCAGGTCAGTTAGACGAACCAGGCGGGCTCGATCAAGGTCGATTGTGATCTTGAGGAGGAGGTCAAGGTCTCAGAGAAACAGACGATCAACTTCAGTACGAAGGCGTAGATCCAGAACAAGGTCCCCGAAAAGAAGGCAGTCTAAATCACAGTCCCCACGACAATCCAGGCGTTCGAAGTCTAGGTCAAAATCAAGATCCCTTCAGCAGAGAAAGCATTCCAAGTCCAGATCCCCAGGAAGATGTCATCGTTCAAAGTCAAAATCTCCCAAATGTGGCAGGACAAAGTCTAAAACTCCTAAGAGAGAGAATTCCAAATCAAGGTCTCCAGCAAGAAAAGAATCAAAATCGAGATCCATCTCAAGAGATGGACAATCGTCTGAAAGGTGTACCTCCCCAAACAGAGTAGAAGTCTGCTCCAAACCTGTGGACCTGACCTCACCTGAAATGGAGGAGAAGAGAGTTGTCTCAGAGAAGACCGATGAGGAGGAAGTAACTTCTAAAGAAATCTGTTCACAGTCTGTTAATATGGAAGGACACTCATTGAAGGCAGAAGCCCCCTTTGACTTCAGCAGTCATGAAACGGGAGAGTTCTCAGCTCTGGAACAAAGTGCCGACCATTCAGAGAAGCATGTGCTTCCCATGGGGTCCTGGAAACCAGTGCCACCCTTAGTAGATAGCAAGATGAAACCTTCTATACAGGAAGTTGTCACCAGTGCCACTATTAAAGGACAGGGCGATGTCATGACAAATctacatgaaaataaatctcCACCAAATGGTGAAGATGAAAAGTCCTTTTCTGCTAAGATGCCTTTGATCAACCCAGAAGTTTCAGAGCCCATCGCCTTCTACACTGCCTCTCATGACACTCAGCCAAAACAAAGCTCTGAGGTTGTGTCTGAAGATGGAAACAAAGACACTGAGTGCAGACCCAGGTCTGTTTCGCCACAGAATGACAGGTTGTGTGAACCCATCCCATCCTTAGACAGATCAGCACCTGAAGAATCAGACGACAATGCCTTTATGGAGAAGAAGACTGAAGTGGATATGGTAACTCCACATGACTGTGGAAGCTCAAGGTCAAGATCTCCTGTCAAGAATGATGGTGAATGTTCAAAATCATACTCGCCACTAACAGAGGAAAAACCACCTGCTACAAAGAACTGCAAGTCCCCTTTGCAGagcaaaaaacacaaatcatcaAAACAAAGACAGCCTTCAAAGTCtcctacacaaaaaaaacattcaaagtcTAGAAGTCCCTCAAGGAATAAGAGATCCAATTCCAGGTCGCCTTCGAGCCAGAAGCGTTCAAGGTCCACCTCaacttcacaaaaaaagcaatCCAAAACAAAATCTACGACACGAAAGAAATCTAAATCAAAGTCACCAACAAGGAAGAGAAAATCCAAGTCTCCATCCCGTAGCCGCAAGAAAAAGTCCAAATCGAAGTCTCCCTCAAGGAAAAGACGATCAAGGTCAAAGTCTGCAGGTAGAAAGCGGAGATTGCGTTCAAGATCTAGGATTAGAGCCAAGCATTCACAGTCTAGGTCCCCTAAAAGAAAACGGTCCAGGTCTAAGTCGCCGACCAGAAAGAAACGATCAAAGTCCCGGTCTCCAGCTCGCAGGAGAAGATCTAAATCCGCGGACAAAAGCAAACGCTCAAAGTCTCGTTCCCCCGCGAGGAGGAGAAGGTCACGATCAAGGGCCCGACGTTCACGGTCAAGGAGGTCACAGTCTAGCTCTCGCCGGAGAAGAAGTGGTTTTCCGCTAGACCGCCGAGACAGATGGAAACGCACCCCAAGCCACTCCCCTGTCCTTATCCTGCGCAAGAGGAGGTCCACTTCACGCCCACGGCGCAGCTCCAGCAAGACCCCTCCACGCCTCACTGAGCTGG ACAAAGACCAACTGCTTGAAATCGCCAAAGCAAATGCAGCTGCTATGTGCGCCAAGGCTGGGATGCCTATCCCAGAGAGCCTTAGGCCCAAATCTGTGCTCCAGCTGCCCCTCCAGTCCACCGTCTCCACATCCTTAGCCTTGTCCCTGCTAGGACAACAAATGAATCTGCCCATGGGCATGGCCAACATGCCCAACATGGCAATGAATGCCGCTGTGGCCACTATGAATGCTGCCCTGTCCACTATGAGTGCCCTTACGGCCATGCCTGCTCTGCCCAGCATCACAAACAAGCCCCCGCCCTCGGTCGCACCCAACACTGCCAACATTGAGGAGGTCAAGAGGAAGGTGACGCAAAAGGCAAACAGCATAAGCATCAAAGAGCTCACAGAG AAGTGCAAAAAGATTGCTGAGAGCAAGGAGGAGATGGCCATCGCCAAGCCGCACGTCTCTGATGACGAGGATGACGAGAAGCCATTTGCAGGACTGGGGCTCAAGGAAAACAAGGGAATCACCTTCAGTCTCAGT TAG
- the LOC118214087 gene encoding protein SON isoform X1: MATNIELIFRDFVMNKIKEIEDEGQHSGVTSAGHPNGGVPHSLEAQGPGEVTGGMENQAETRIDPAPSENSPPGEPVRVCETTDSVKGLASKEESETTRKKNKKHKRHKSKKKKKKRKEEKGSSSESGLESDGEARNQPSVKTEVDVSMEGRDVDHAGAVEKASRSLLIGDNGEGRTKKEKRRTPKKKKKKSRKRDEKMAGKSPPCSPSGSTSVSGTESEMDCSVKSRLLPTMSPVVTSDTLKECSSSVACPNTQGVIASSADTVSGEDSSERKDFSTMEGIAAEHEGNQECKPQELPDIIPKLESTHREDATKGDLDTSGEINRQQDRRVEENCGHRSRSRSKSRSPSKSKGATSCKVQVKKSHSQSCSPKRLPDKPGSRKAHTASKRRSRSASKRKSSPKRKRSRSDSRRRKSRSRSVRRSRRKSRSLSAKRRPRSKSRSKSLSRRNHSRSRSWRSRSHRRNRRSLSRSTRRTRQSRSQSQSRRRRSRSRSVRRTRRARSRSIVILRRRSRSQRNRRSTSVRRRRSRTRSPKRRQSKSQSPRQSRRSKSRSKSRSLQQRKHSKSRSPGRCHRSKSKSPKCGRTKSKTPKRENSKSRSPARKESKSRSISRDGQSSERCTSPNRVEVCSKPVDLTSPEMEEKRVVSEKTDEEEVTSKEICSQSVNMEGHSLKAEAPFDFSSHETGEFSALEQSADHSEKHVLPMGSWKPVPPLVDSKMKPSIQEVVTSATIKGQGDVMTNLHENKSPPNGEDEKSFSAKMPLINPEVSEPIAFYTASHDTQPKQSSEVVSEDGNKDTECRPRSVSPQNDRLCEPIPSLDRSAPEESDDNAFMEKKTEVDMVTPHDCGSSRSRSPVKNDGECSKSYSPLTEEKPPATKNCKSPLQSKKHKSSKQRQPSKSPTQKKHSKSRSPSRNKRSNSRSPSSQKRSRSTSTSQKKQSKTKSTTRKKSKSKSPTRKRKSKSPSRSRKKKSKSKSPSRKRRSRSKSAGRKRRLRSRSRIRAKHSQSRSPKRKRSRSKSPTRKKRSKSRSPARRRRSKSADKSKRSKSRSPARRRRSRSRARRSRSRRSQSSSRRRRSGFPLDRRDRWKRTPSHSPVLILRKRRSTSRPRRSSSKTPPRLTELDKDQLLEIAKANAAAMCAKAGMPIPESLRPKSVLQLPLQSTVSTSLALSLLGQQMNLPMGMANMPNMAMNAAVATMNAALSTMSALTAMPALPSITNKPPPSVAPNTANIEEVKRKVTQKANSISIKELTEKCKKIAESKEEMAIAKPHVSDDEDDEKPFAGLGLKENKGITFSLSNSSAKPVAKTEAAFAKEFPVSSGSQHRKKEGEGAYGEWVPVDKKNEKTAAATAAAAEEESKDSDSVFPDAPLQPVDITLAVSERAAAQKRLAENPFDVNAICMLSRAQEQVDAWAQSNTIPGLFTGSTGAQVLSSEELSTSGPQAWIKKDQFLRAAPVSGGVGEFLMRKMGWRVGEGLGKYREGTVEPIVIDFKTDRKGLVAEGEKTQKSGSLVVMKDLLGKHPVSALMEMCNKKKWAPPEFVMVHDSGPDHRKNFLFKVMINGSEYQPQTASPNKKHAKAMAATVALQAMGEVSGDNVYSGPVFTAATTTG, encoded by the exons ATGGCGACGAACATTGAACTCATTTTTCGCGATTTcgttatgaataaaataaaagaaattgaaGACGAAGGTCAGCACTCTGG CGTGACAAGCGCAGGCCATCCAAACGGAGGAGTACCTCATTCTCTGGAGGCCCAGGGGCCTGGAGAGGTCACCGGTGGAATGGAGAATCAGGCGGAGACTCGTATTGACCCCGCCCCATCTGAAAATTCACCGCCAG GAGAACCAGTCAGAGTCTGTGAGACTACAGATTCTGTCAAAGGCCTGGCCAGCAAGGAGGAAAGCGAGACAACGCGCAAGAAAAATAAGAAGCACAAACGGcataaaagcaaaaagaaaaagaagaaacgcaaggaagagaaagggagcaGCTCGGAATCAGGGCTGGAGTCAGACGGAGAAGCACGAAACCAACCAAG TGTGAAGACTGAAGTTGATGTCAGTATGGAGGGAAGAGATGTTGACCATGCAGGGGCTGTGGAGAAAGCTTCAAGATCCCTGTTGATAG GGGATAATGGTGAGGgaaggacaaaaaaagagaagcggCGTACgcccaagaagaagaagaagaagagcaggaagagagaTGAGAAGATGGCTGGAAAATCGCCCCCCTGTTCTCCATCTGGCAGCACCTCAGTTTCCGGGACAGAGTCAGAGATGGACTGCTCCGTCAAGTCAAGACTGCTCCCCACAATGTCACCCGTGGTCACTTCAGACACGCTGAAAGAGTGCTCATCATCTGTTGCCTGCCCAAATACACAAGGGGTGATTGCATCATCAGCAGACACGGTGTCTGGGGAAGACTCGTCTGAGAGGAAAGACTTTTCAACTATGGAAGGCATAGCTGCAGAGCATGAGGGCAATCAGGAGTGCAAACCGCAGGAGTTACCTGACATAATCCCCAAGCTTGAGAGCACACACAGGGAAGACGCAACAAAGGGAGACTTGGACACATCAGGAGAAATAAACAGGCAGCAGGACAGAAGAGTGGAAGAGAATTGTGGACACAGGTCCAGGTCACGATCAAAGTCACGATCACCCTCAAAATCAAAGGGAGCAACATCATGCAAAGTCCAGGTGAAGAAGAGCCATAGTCAGTCCTGCAGTCCAAAGCGACTTCCTGATAAACCTGGTTCTCGAAAAGCCCATACAGCATCCAAAAGGAGATCAAGGTCAGCCTCGAAAAGGAAAAGCAGCCCAAAGAGAAAGCGTTCCAGGTCTGACTCGCGGAGGCGGAAGTCCAGATCTCGGTCTGTTAGGAGGTCGAGGCGCAAGTCCAGGTCTCTTTCAGCTAAGAGGAGACCGCGCTCAAAGTCCAGGTCAAAATCCCTCTCGAGACGCAATCATTCAAGGTCCAGATCATGGAGGTCTAGGTCTCACCGCCGCAATCGGCGTTCTTTGTCTCGGTCCACTAGGAGAACCAGGCAGTCGAGATCCCAGTCCCAGTCACGCCGCAGGAGGTCACGGTCCAGGTCAGTTAGACGAACCAGGCGGGCTCGATCAAGGTCGATTGTGATCTTGAGGAGGAGGTCAAGGTCTCAGAGAAACAGACGATCAACTTCAGTACGAAGGCGTAGATCCAGAACAAGGTCCCCGAAAAGAAGGCAGTCTAAATCACAGTCCCCACGACAATCCAGGCGTTCGAAGTCTAGGTCAAAATCAAGATCCCTTCAGCAGAGAAAGCATTCCAAGTCCAGATCCCCAGGAAGATGTCATCGTTCAAAGTCAAAATCTCCCAAATGTGGCAGGACAAAGTCTAAAACTCCTAAGAGAGAGAATTCCAAATCAAGGTCTCCAGCAAGAAAAGAATCAAAATCGAGATCCATCTCAAGAGATGGACAATCGTCTGAAAGGTGTACCTCCCCAAACAGAGTAGAAGTCTGCTCCAAACCTGTGGACCTGACCTCACCTGAAATGGAGGAGAAGAGAGTTGTCTCAGAGAAGACCGATGAGGAGGAAGTAACTTCTAAAGAAATCTGTTCACAGTCTGTTAATATGGAAGGACACTCATTGAAGGCAGAAGCCCCCTTTGACTTCAGCAGTCATGAAACGGGAGAGTTCTCAGCTCTGGAACAAAGTGCCGACCATTCAGAGAAGCATGTGCTTCCCATGGGGTCCTGGAAACCAGTGCCACCCTTAGTAGATAGCAAGATGAAACCTTCTATACAGGAAGTTGTCACCAGTGCCACTATTAAAGGACAGGGCGATGTCATGACAAATctacatgaaaataaatctcCACCAAATGGTGAAGATGAAAAGTCCTTTTCTGCTAAGATGCCTTTGATCAACCCAGAAGTTTCAGAGCCCATCGCCTTCTACACTGCCTCTCATGACACTCAGCCAAAACAAAGCTCTGAGGTTGTGTCTGAAGATGGAAACAAAGACACTGAGTGCAGACCCAGGTCTGTTTCGCCACAGAATGACAGGTTGTGTGAACCCATCCCATCCTTAGACAGATCAGCACCTGAAGAATCAGACGACAATGCCTTTATGGAGAAGAAGACTGAAGTGGATATGGTAACTCCACATGACTGTGGAAGCTCAAGGTCAAGATCTCCTGTCAAGAATGATGGTGAATGTTCAAAATCATACTCGCCACTAACAGAGGAAAAACCACCTGCTACAAAGAACTGCAAGTCCCCTTTGCAGagcaaaaaacacaaatcatcaAAACAAAGACAGCCTTCAAAGTCtcctacacaaaaaaaacattcaaagtcTAGAAGTCCCTCAAGGAATAAGAGATCCAATTCCAGGTCGCCTTCGAGCCAGAAGCGTTCAAGGTCCACCTCaacttcacaaaaaaagcaatCCAAAACAAAATCTACGACACGAAAGAAATCTAAATCAAAGTCACCAACAAGGAAGAGAAAATCCAAGTCTCCATCCCGTAGCCGCAAGAAAAAGTCCAAATCGAAGTCTCCCTCAAGGAAAAGACGATCAAGGTCAAAGTCTGCAGGTAGAAAGCGGAGATTGCGTTCAAGATCTAGGATTAGAGCCAAGCATTCACAGTCTAGGTCCCCTAAAAGAAAACGGTCCAGGTCTAAGTCGCCGACCAGAAAGAAACGATCAAAGTCCCGGTCTCCAGCTCGCAGGAGAAGATCTAAATCCGCGGACAAAAGCAAACGCTCAAAGTCTCGTTCCCCCGCGAGGAGGAGAAGGTCACGATCAAGGGCCCGACGTTCACGGTCAAGGAGGTCACAGTCTAGCTCTCGCCGGAGAAGAAGTGGTTTTCCGCTAGACCGCCGAGACAGATGGAAACGCACCCCAAGCCACTCCCCTGTCCTTATCCTGCGCAAGAGGAGGTCCACTTCACGCCCACGGCGCAGCTCCAGCAAGACCCCTCCACGCCTCACTGAGCTGG ACAAAGACCAACTGCTTGAAATCGCCAAAGCAAATGCAGCTGCTATGTGCGCCAAGGCTGGGATGCCTATCCCAGAGAGCCTTAGGCCCAAATCTGTGCTCCAGCTGCCCCTCCAGTCCACCGTCTCCACATCCTTAGCCTTGTCCCTGCTAGGACAACAAATGAATCTGCCCATGGGCATGGCCAACATGCCCAACATGGCAATGAATGCCGCTGTGGCCACTATGAATGCTGCCCTGTCCACTATGAGTGCCCTTACGGCCATGCCTGCTCTGCCCAGCATCACAAACAAGCCCCCGCCCTCGGTCGCACCCAACACTGCCAACATTGAGGAGGTCAAGAGGAAGGTGACGCAAAAGGCAAACAGCATAAGCATCAAAGAGCTCACAGAG AAGTGCAAAAAGATTGCTGAGAGCAAGGAGGAGATGGCCATCGCCAAGCCGCACGTCTCTGATGACGAGGATGACGAGAAGCCATTTGCAGGACTGGGGCTCAAGGAAAACAAGGGAATCACCTTCAGTCTCAGT AACTCCTCTGCCAAACCGGTAGCAAAAACAGAAGCAGCGTTTGCTAAGGAGTTCCCAGTGTCCTCAGGGTCCCAGCACCGGAAGAAGGAGGGCGAGGGAGCCTATGGGGAGTGGGTCCCTGTAGACAAGAAGAATGAGAAAACCGCAGCAGCAACAGCTGCAGCGGCGGAAGAAGAGAGCAAGGACAGCGACAGCGTCTTTCCTGACGCACCTCTTCAG CCTGTGGACATCACGCTGGCCGTGAGCGAGAGGGCGGCGGCTCAGAAACGGCTGGCCGAGAACCCCTTCGACGTCAACGCCATTTGCATGCTGAGTCGGGCACAGGAGCAG GTGGACGCGTGGGCCCAGTCCAACACCATCCCAGGGCTGTTCACCGGCTCCACGGGCGCCCAGGTGCTGTCCTCTGAGGAGCTGTCCACCAGCGGCCCTCAGGCCTGGATCAAGAAG gaccAGTTCTTGCGTGCCGCGCCTGTTTCCGGAGGCGTGGGCGAGTTCCTGATGAGGAAGATGGGCTGGCGTGTGGGAGAGGGACTCGGGAAGTACCGAGAGGGAACCGTGGAGCCCATCGTCATCGACTTCAAGACCGACCGCAAAG GTCTGGTCGCAGAGGGGGAGAAGACGCAGAAGTCTGGCAGCCTGGTGGTGATGAAGGACCTGCTTG ggaAGCATCCCGTCTCGGCACTGATGGAGATGTGCAACAAGAAAAAGTGGGCTCCGCCGGAGTTTGTTATGGTGCATGACAGCGGACCTGACCACCGCAAGAACTTCCTGTTCAAG GTGATGATAAATGGCAGCGAATACCAGCCCCAGACTGCCAGTCCCAATAAGAAACACGCCAAGGCCATGGCAGCAACGGTGGCCCTGCAAGCCATGGGGGAGGTTTCCGGGGACAACGTCTACAGCGGGCCCGTCTTCACAGCGGCCACCACCACCGGCTAG